The following coding sequences are from one Clostridioides difficile ATCC 9689 = DSM 1296 window:
- a CDS encoding PaaI family thioesterase, which yields MDFLAKYKVLKKQNSSKSCLVCGTQNELGLKADFYELENGELVSICNTKDWHQSYPGRVHGGMSAAILDETIGRAVSINDDQIWGVTVSLELKYKKPVPTDATIKVVGRITKENRKLFEGTGEIILPNGDIAVTATGKYMKMPIGQIAEGDFSNEEWFFEESKEKVEYIEL from the coding sequence ATGGATTTTTTGGCAAAGTATAAAGTTTTGAAGAAGCAAAATAGTAGTAAATCTTGTTTAGTTTGTGGAACACAAAATGAGCTAGGACTTAAAGCAGATTTTTATGAACTTGAAAATGGAGAGCTTGTATCAATTTGTAATACAAAGGATTGGCATCAAAGTTATCCTGGGAGAGTTCATGGAGGTATGTCTGCTGCAATATTGGATGAGACTATTGGAAGAGCTGTAAGTATAAATGATGACCAAATATGGGGAGTAACAGTATCTTTAGAGTTGAAATATAAGAAACCAGTACCAACAGATGCTACTATAAAAGTTGTTGGAAGAATAACTAAAGAAAACAGAAAATTATTTGAAGGTACAGGAGAAATAATTCTACCAAATGGAGATATAGCAGTGACAGCAACTGGAAAGTATATGAAAATGCCTATTGGACAAATTGCAGAAGGTGATTTTTCTAATGAAGAATGGTTTTTTGAAGAATCGAAAGAAAAAGTGGAATATATTGAACTTTGA
- the leuD gene encoding 3-isopropylmalate dehydratase small subunit, giving the protein MIANGSVFKFGDNIDTDVIIPARYLNIADYKELATHCMEDIDDKFISKVKKGDIIVATKNFGCGSSREHAPIVIKESGVSCVIASTFARIFFRNSINIGLPILECEEAANNIDEGDNIEVDFSTGVIKNITKGKEYKAEPFPEFMQNIILNEGLINSIKANRG; this is encoded by the coding sequence ATGATTGCCAATGGAAGTGTTTTTAAATTCGGTGACAATATAGATACAGATGTAATAATACCAGCTAGATATTTAAATATAGCTGATTATAAAGAACTAGCAACGCATTGTATGGAGGATATTGATGATAAATTTATCTCTAAGGTAAAAAAAGGAGATATTATAGTTGCAACTAAAAACTTTGGTTGTGGTTCATCAAGAGAACATGCACCAATTGTAATAAAAGAAAGTGGAGTATCCTGTGTGATTGCTTCTACTTTTGCTAGAATATTTTTTAGAAACTCTATAAATATAGGGCTTCCTATACTTGAATGTGAAGAAGCTGCCAATAACATAGATGAAGGGGATAATATAGAAGTAGATTTTTCTACAGGTGTGATAAAAAATATAACAAAAGGAAAAGAATATAAAGCAGAACCATTTCCTGAGTTTATGCAAAATATTATATTAAATGAAGGCTTAATTAACTCAATAAAAGCAAATAGGGGGTAG
- the leuB gene encoding 3-isopropylmalate dehydrogenase: MNCNIAVIKGDGVGPEIIDEGIKVLNKICCKFNHRFDCEYVLAGGCAIDETGEPLPNKTVETCRKNEAVLLGAVGGPKWDKCKGDKRPESGLLKLRESLGLFANLRPATMYESIKEASPLRTDIVEKGIDFVVVRELTGGIYFGERGRKIIDGIENAYDVEIYNENEIRRIGKRAFEIARNRNKKLISVDKANVLESSRLWRSIMEELAKEFEDVELSHMYVDNAAMQVVKDPSQFDVIVTNNIFGDIISDEASMITGSIGMLPSASLREDSFGMYEPIHGSAPDIAGKDIVNPIATILSVSMMLRHSFNLEEEAKCIEDAVQSVLNKGYRTIDIYNGVGNVVGTRAMGELIVNEI; encoded by the coding sequence ATGAATTGTAATATAGCAGTCATAAAAGGTGATGGTGTTGGACCGGAAATTATAGATGAAGGTATAAAGGTTCTAAATAAAATTTGTTGTAAATTTAATCATAGATTCGATTGTGAATATGTATTAGCTGGAGGATGCGCGATTGATGAAACTGGAGAACCTCTACCTAATAAAACTGTTGAAACTTGTCGAAAAAACGAAGCTGTATTGCTTGGTGCTGTTGGAGGACCAAAGTGGGATAAATGTAAGGGAGATAAAAGACCAGAGTCTGGTCTTTTAAAATTAAGAGAGTCATTGGGTTTATTTGCAAATTTAAGACCAGCTACAATGTATGAAAGTATAAAAGAAGCTTCACCACTTAGAACGGATATAGTTGAGAAAGGCATTGATTTTGTTGTTGTAAGGGAATTAACAGGGGGCATTTATTTTGGAGAACGTGGAAGAAAAATCATTGATGGTATCGAAAATGCTTATGATGTAGAAATATATAACGAAAATGAAATAAGAAGAATTGGTAAGAGAGCTTTTGAAATAGCCAGAAATAGAAATAAAAAACTTATAAGTGTAGATAAGGCAAATGTGCTTGAGAGTTCAAGACTTTGGAGAAGTATAATGGAAGAATTAGCTAAAGAGTTTGAAGATGTAGAACTGTCACATATGTATGTTGATAATGCTGCTATGCAAGTTGTAAAAGACCCTAGCCAATTTGATGTAATAGTGACTAATAATATATTTGGAGATATAATATCTGATGAAGCATCTATGATTACGGGTTCTATAGGTATGTTACCATCAGCATCACTTAGAGAAGATAGTTTTGGTATGTATGAACCAATACATGGAAGTGCACCTGATATAGCTGGAAAAGATATTGTAAATCCAATTGCGACTATTCTATCTGTAAGCATGATGTTAAGACATAGTTTTAACTTAGAAGAAGAAGCTAAGTGTATTGAAGATGCTGTACAAAGTGTACTCAATAAAGGTTATAGAACTATTGATATCTATAATGGTGTGGGAAATGTTGTAGGAACAAGAGCAATGGGCGAATTAATAGTAAATGAAATTTAG
- a CDS encoding YgiQ family radical SAM protein, producing MENKFLPISKQDMIDRGWEELDFVLVTGDAYVDHHSFGTAIISRVLESAGYKVGIIAQPDWRTTDDFMKLGKPRLAFLVNAGNMDSMVNHYSVSKKHREKDMYSPGGKMGYRPDRATIVYCNKIREAYSDVAIVIGGIEASLRRFAHYDYWSDKVRKSMLIDSGADLLVYGMSEKQIVEVANALNDGYDPKYIRHIDGTCYISDTLEEIYDKYILIPSYKEICEDKMKYVEAFKIQYDEQDPFRGNIIVQPHGSKYLVQNKPEKPLSREELDEVYGLPYQKTYHPVYEKFGGIPAIEEVKFSIVSSRGCFGSCSFCAITFHQGRAVQSRSEKSIIDEAIGITNLDDFKGYIHDVGGPTANFRRPACKKQITKGACKNRQCLSPSPCKNLDADHSEYLHLLRAVRKLPKIKKVFVRSGIRYDYVMADKNNKFLRELIEHHVSGQLKVAPEHISEEVLKYMQKPAGKTYDKFRQKFFAINEELGKKQYLIPYLMSSHPGSTLNSAIELAEYLRDTHYQPEQVQDFYPTPGTLSTTMFYTGIDPLTMKPVYVPKSKRDKAMQRALLQYRAPRNYDLVYSALVEAGREDLIGFGHRCLIKPKNEKPYFNRNNSKKNVSKGTNKNKKTNTNNRSNKNQQKSSTKKKKKH from the coding sequence ATGGAAAATAAGTTTTTACCAATAAGCAAACAAGATATGATAGATAGAGGATGGGAAGAATTAGATTTTGTTCTAGTTACAGGAGATGCTTATGTGGACCATCATAGTTTTGGAACAGCAATAATATCTAGAGTTTTAGAAAGTGCTGGGTATAAAGTTGGAATAATAGCTCAACCAGACTGGAGAACTACAGATGATTTTATGAAGCTAGGAAAACCTAGACTTGCATTTCTAGTTAATGCAGGAAATATGGATTCAATGGTCAATCATTATTCTGTAAGTAAAAAGCATAGAGAAAAGGATATGTATTCTCCAGGTGGGAAAATGGGTTATAGACCAGATAGAGCTACTATAGTATATTGCAATAAAATAAGAGAAGCATACAGTGATGTTGCAATAGTAATAGGTGGAATTGAAGCGAGCTTAAGAAGATTTGCACACTATGATTATTGGAGTGATAAGGTTAGAAAGTCTATGTTAATAGATAGTGGAGCAGATTTATTAGTTTATGGTATGAGTGAAAAGCAGATTGTAGAAGTAGCCAATGCACTTAATGATGGATATGACCCAAAATACATTAGACATATTGATGGGACATGCTATATTTCAGATACATTGGAAGAAATATATGATAAATATATATTAATTCCATCATATAAAGAAATTTGTGAAGATAAAATGAAGTATGTAGAAGCTTTTAAAATTCAATATGATGAGCAAGACCCATTTAGAGGTAATATAATTGTTCAACCTCATGGAAGTAAGTATCTGGTTCAAAATAAGCCAGAAAAACCACTTAGTAGAGAAGAACTAGATGAAGTATATGGATTACCATATCAGAAGACATACCATCCTGTGTATGAAAAATTTGGAGGAATACCAGCTATAGAAGAAGTAAAATTTAGTATAGTAAGTTCAAGAGGCTGTTTTGGTAGTTGTTCATTTTGTGCAATAACATTTCATCAAGGTAGAGCAGTGCAAAGTAGAAGTGAAAAATCAATTATTGATGAAGCAATAGGAATAACAAATTTAGATGATTTTAAAGGGTATATACATGATGTTGGAGGTCCAACAGCTAATTTTAGAAGACCAGCATGTAAAAAACAAATTACTAAAGGTGCTTGTAAAAATAGACAATGCTTATCTCCATCACCATGTAAAAATTTAGATGCAGACCACAGTGAATACTTACATTTACTTAGAGCTGTAAGAAAATTACCTAAAATAAAAAAGGTGTTTGTGCGTTCTGGAATTAGATACGATTATGTAATGGCAGATAAGAACAATAAATTTCTTAGAGAGTTGATAGAGCATCATGTAAGTGGTCAGTTAAAGGTAGCCCCAGAACATATATCAGAAGAAGTTTTAAAGTATATGCAAAAACCAGCAGGAAAAACTTATGATAAATTTAGACAGAAGTTTTTTGCTATAAATGAAGAATTAGGTAAAAAGCAATATTTGATACCCTATTTAATGTCTAGTCACCCTGGTTCTACCTTAAATAGCGCTATAGAGTTAGCAGAGTATTTAAGAGATACTCACTACCAACCAGAGCAGGTTCAGGATTTTTATCCAACTCCAGGGACTCTATCTACAACCATGTTTTATACAGGTATTGACCCGCTTACAATGAAGCCAGTTTATGTTCCTAAATCAAAACGTGACAAGGCGATGCAAAGGGCTTTATTACAATATAGAGCACCTAGAAATTATGATTTGGTATACTCTGCGTTAGTTGAAGCAGGAAGAGAAGACTTAATTGGTTTTGGACATAGATGTCTTATAAAGCCAAAAAATGAAAAGCCTTATTTTAATAGAAATAATTCTAAAAAAAATGTATCTAAAGGAACAAATAAAAACAAAAAAACTAATACAAATAACAGAAGTAATAAAAATCAACAAAAAAGTTCAACTAAAAAAAAGAAAAAACATTAA
- a CDS encoding DUF1015 domain-containing protein, protein MATIKPFKAIRPNKYIVDKVAALPYDVMNSKEARRIAEGNPYSFLHIDKSEIDLDENIDLYDEKVYLKARENLDEFRKQEILVKDDKECIYIYKQIMDGRAQVGIVACISVDESLNGTIKKHEYTRPEKEIDRTKHIKYCDANTGTILVTYKHQRMIDDIINDFMDNNEPLYDFITDDKIEHTVWKIDNDDIIDNLVDKFEKLDYLYIADGHHRTASAENVAKEMRAKNPNYTGKEEFNYFIAMIAPDENLMVLDYNRVIKDLNGLSEEEFINKIKENFELEEIEGKEKYKPDKKGTFGMYLGDKWYKMKANKNLLEIEDPVDSLDISILQDYVIDAILGIDNPRVDKRIDFIGGIRGLEELEKRVNEDMKVAFAMYPTSIEDLIRVADANKIMPAKSTWFEPKVRCGLFLHEINE, encoded by the coding sequence ATGGCAACGATTAAACCATTTAAGGCGATTAGACCAAATAAATATATAGTAGATAAAGTAGCAGCACTTCCTTACGATGTTATGAATAGTAAAGAAGCTAGAAGAATTGCAGAAGGGAATCCATATTCATTTTTGCATATAGATAAATCAGAAATTGATTTAGATGAAAATATAGATTTATATGATGAAAAAGTTTATTTAAAAGCGCGAGAAAATTTAGATGAGTTTCGAAAACAAGAAATTCTAGTAAAAGATGACAAAGAGTGTATATATATATATAAACAAATCATGGATGGTAGAGCTCAAGTTGGTATAGTAGCATGTATATCAGTTGATGAAAGCTTGAATGGAACAATAAAAAAACATGAGTACACTCGACCAGAAAAGGAAATTGATAGAACTAAACACATAAAATACTGTGATGCTAATACGGGAACTATACTTGTAACTTACAAACATCAAAGGATGATAGATGATATAATCAATGATTTTATGGATAATAATGAACCTTTATATGATTTCATAACAGATGACAAGATAGAGCATACAGTATGGAAGATTGATAATGATGATATAATAGATAACCTAGTAGATAAATTTGAAAAATTAGATTATCTATACATTGCAGATGGTCATCATAGGACAGCTTCAGCAGAAAATGTAGCCAAAGAAATGAGAGCTAAAAATCCAAATTATACTGGAAAAGAAGAATTTAATTACTTCATAGCAATGATTGCACCAGATGAGAATTTAATGGTTTTGGATTATAATAGGGTTATCAAAGACTTAAATGGTTTAAGCGAGGAAGAATTTATAAATAAAATAAAAGAAAATTTTGAACTAGAAGAAATAGAAGGAAAAGAAAAATATAAACCTGACAAAAAAGGAACTTTCGGAATGTACCTAGGTGATAAGTGGTATAAAATGAAAGCAAATAAAAATTTATTAGAAATAGAAGACCCTGTTGATTCATTAGACATTTCTATATTACAAGACTATGTTATTGATGCTATTTTAGGAATTGATAATCCTAGAGTAGATAAAAGAATTGATTTTATCGGTGGAATTAGAGGTCTTGAAGAATTAGAAAAAAGAGTTAATGAAGATATGAAAGTAGCATTTGCAATGTATCCTACTAGTATTGAAGATTTAATAAGAGTAGCAGATGCAAATAAGATAATGCCAGCTAAGTCAACATGGTTTGAACCTAAAGTAAGATGTGGTCTATTCTTACATGAAATAAATGAATAA
- a CDS encoding diguanylate cyclase domain-containing protein — protein sequence MNRLKPRILGISILFIIIIILTCGAVFKFKFKLDNKLKETTHTYLSEFTEHNIINLKTRLSGQFDMLESIANFIGNLNNINDEMVIDLMDSDVKRSSLIRMTISTLDGECYSNDGITHNVQDRDYFKKAKNGEKNISEPLKSIVNNKEIIVLSTPVYKSGKIVGVLSGIYDSKKLNELLGLSAFDEKADVFVAKKNGDIVAQKTNKNRKTLSCIFQLFDKDNCDEDDCLKTIKENMKNDKSGYFNYNLDNEKFMLNYQPLGVNDWYVFSVVPNKIVSIQSENISYDVYIFALEILLVILIFIIYIACIINNNTKIIINEKEKFKVLTDNILGGVKTCLKDEYMTMTYVSQGFLELTGYSCEDLNKIFKNRFKDMIYKDDLDKFNCIILNQLEKQDKIEVEYRIVRKDGSIIWILERSKSINDNKGSECIQGVLTDITELKKIQEELDSKRFEIQAINDSIVGGIVITEINDDFDSIYLNEGYLNMIGYTRKQLEDELNNKLIKLIFKDDRTELINSINKQLKLSDTFASEQRVEKRDGTIIWILLKGRKMIYDNGKSVLCCVIVDITSAKLLEQELKKSEERHEIILKQTQNIIIEWDIEKDKMNISPNWYNKFKYDPITENATKNIIKSVDIYHDDMDKFISLIKLTSQGSEYEECEIRLRTRDTIYAWFSIKATTLFDNNGKPYKVVGSLTDIDESKREAEKLKERAEKDPLTDLYNKKASQSLIEEYITLDKKRKGALMIIDIDDFKGINDNLGHLYGDAVLSEIANDLINLFRATDIVGRIGGDEFIVFIKDISETRDIINKAEELVKTFERSFLGKGRNYKISLSVGIAKFPQDGMDYMTLFRNADMALYSAKGKGKNCYTLYDKKIDKVQYITNTRNAGDSDNVEMSFKEHITNYIFDILYESSDIEVAVNLILSIVGKHFNVSRMYIFENSDDNRVCKNTFEWCNEGVTSEINNLKNICYKDLGNYLLNFNADGLFYCNDIENLGSDVKKVLKPQGIRSILQCKILEGNEFRGFIGFDECSYNRM from the coding sequence ATGAACAGACTAAAGCCAAGAATTTTAGGTATTAGTATCTTGTTTATTATTATAATTATTTTAACATGTGGAGCTGTTTTCAAGTTTAAATTTAAATTAGATAATAAATTAAAAGAAACCACACATACATATTTGTCTGAGTTTACAGAACACAATATAATTAATCTCAAGACAAGACTTAGTGGTCAATTTGACATGCTTGAATCTATTGCTAACTTCATAGGAAACTTGAATAATATAAATGATGAAATGGTGATTGATTTAATGGATTCTGATGTAAAGCGAAGTTCTTTAATTAGAATGACTATCTCTACATTAGATGGGGAATGTTATTCTAATGATGGAATTACCCATAATGTTCAAGATAGAGATTATTTTAAAAAAGCTAAAAATGGAGAAAAGAATATATCAGAGCCTTTAAAATCTATTGTTAATAATAAAGAAATAATAGTTTTATCTACCCCAGTTTATAAAAGTGGGAAAATAGTTGGTGTTTTAAGTGGAATTTATGATTCAAAAAAGTTAAATGAGTTATTAGGATTATCTGCATTTGATGAAAAAGCAGATGTTTTTGTTGCAAAGAAAAATGGAGATATAGTTGCTCAAAAAACAAATAAAAATAGAAAGACGCTATCATGTATATTTCAGCTTTTTGACAAAGATAACTGTGATGAAGATGATTGTCTAAAAACTATAAAAGAAAATATGAAAAATGATAAGTCTGGATATTTTAATTATAACTTAGATAATGAAAAATTTATGTTAAACTATCAGCCACTTGGAGTTAATGATTGGTATGTTTTTTCTGTTGTGCCAAATAAAATAGTATCTATTCAGTCAGAGAATATATCTTATGATGTATATATTTTTGCATTAGAAATACTACTAGTTATATTGATTTTTATAATATATATAGCATGTATTATAAATAATAACACCAAAATTATTATAAATGAAAAAGAAAAATTTAAAGTACTCACTGATAATATATTAGGAGGGGTTAAAACCTGTTTAAAAGATGAATATATGACTATGACATATGTAAGTCAGGGGTTTTTAGAGCTTACAGGTTACTCTTGTGAAGATTTAAATAAAATATTTAAAAATAGATTTAAAGACATGATTTATAAAGATGATTTAGACAAGTTTAATTGTATTATTCTAAATCAATTAGAAAAACAAGATAAAATTGAAGTTGAATATAGAATTGTAAGAAAAGATGGAAGTATAATTTGGATTTTGGAGAGAAGTAAGTCTATAAATGATAATAAAGGAAGTGAGTGTATTCAGGGAGTTTTAACTGATATAACAGAACTTAAGAAAATACAAGAAGAATTAGATTCAAAAAGATTTGAAATACAGGCTATCAATGATAGTATTGTTGGTGGAATAGTGATAACTGAGATAAATGATGATTTTGATAGTATATATTTAAATGAAGGTTATTTAAATATGATTGGATATACACGCAAACAACTGGAAGATGAGCTAAATAATAAATTAATCAAACTTATTTTTAAAGATGATAGAACAGAATTAATTAATAGTATAAACAAACAACTCAAATTAAGTGATACATTTGCATCTGAACAAAGAGTTGAAAAAAGGGATGGCACTATTATATGGATTTTATTAAAAGGAAGAAAGATGATTTATGATAATGGAAAATCTGTACTTTGTTGTGTTATTGTAGATATTACTTCTGCTAAATTATTAGAGCAAGAACTTAAAAAGAGTGAAGAACGTCATGAAATCATTTTAAAGCAGACGCAAAATATTATAATAGAATGGGATATAGAAAAAGATAAAATGAATATATCACCTAATTGGTATAATAAGTTTAAATATGACCCTATAACTGAAAACGCAACAAAAAATATAATTAAATCAGTAGATATATATCATGATGATATGGATAAGTTTATTTCATTAATTAAACTTACTTCACAAGGTAGTGAGTATGAAGAGTGTGAAATTAGACTTAGAACTAGAGATACTATTTACGCTTGGTTTAGTATAAAGGCAACAACTTTATTTGATAATAATGGTAAACCTTATAAAGTAGTAGGAAGTTTGACTGATATTGATGAATCAAAACGAGAAGCTGAAAAGTTGAAAGAAAGGGCAGAAAAAGACCCTCTTACAGATTTGTATAATAAAAAAGCATCACAATCACTTATAGAAGAGTACATAACATTGGATAAAAAAAGAAAAGGTGCTTTAATGATTATTGATATTGATGACTTTAAAGGAATAAATGATAATTTAGGACATTTATATGGGGATGCTGTATTAAGTGAAATTGCAAATGACCTAATAAATCTATTTAGAGCAACCGATATAGTAGGAAGAATTGGTGGAGATGAGTTTATTGTATTTATAAAAGATATTTCTGAAACAAGAGATATTATAAATAAAGCAGAAGAATTGGTAAAAACATTTGAAAGGTCTTTTTTAGGTAAAGGACGAAATTATAAAATATCATTAAGTGTAGGAATTGCTAAGTTTCCACAAGATGGTATGGACTATATGACACTATTTAGAAATGCGGATATGGCTCTTTACTCAGCCAAAGGGAAGGGTAAGAATTGTTATACATTGTATGATAAAAAAATTGATAAAGTCCAATATATAACTAATACAAGAAATGCAGGAGATAGTGATAATGTAGAGATGTCTTTTAAAGAACATATCACAAATTATATATTTGATATACTATATGAATCAAGTGATATAGAAGTGGCAGTAAATTTAATTCTAAGTATCGTAGGTAAACACTTTAATGTGAGTCGCATGTATATATTTGAAAATTCAGATGATAATCGAGTATGTAAAAATACATTTGAATGGTGTAACGAAGGTGTAACCTCGGAAATTAATAATCTTAAAAATATTTGTTACAAGGATTTAGGCAACTATCTTTTAAATTTTAATGCAGATGGGTTATTTTATTGTAATGATATTGAAAATTTAGGTAGTGATGTGAAAAAAGTACTTAAGCCACAAGGCATACGTTCAATATTACAATGTAAAATTTTAGAGGGTAATGAATTTAGAGGGTTCATAGGATTTGATGAATGTTCATATAATCGTATGTGA
- a CDS encoding D-2-hydroxyacid dehydrogenase has protein sequence MYNILVTDGIEKEAARKLRELDFNVIEQFYEKDVLGDKLKDVDVLVVRSATKVTKDVIDKALEGKKLKLIVRGGVGLDNIDVKYAQANGIKVMNTPNASSISVAELTIGQLFVLARFINTANVTMRDGKWEKKKYKGTEINGKTLGLIGFGRIAKEVAKRAELLGMNVIYTDIMGEAQGFNNYKFCDMEEVLENADFLSLHIPFDKNKGAVITEKEINKMKKGAYLINCARGGLVDEKDLLKALDEGKLSAAAIDVYEQEPTLNLDLVNHPRVSPTPHIGASTVEAQERIGDEIVNVIQDFFLDFNNLIGVAL, from the coding sequence ATGTATAATATATTAGTTACTGATGGAATAGAGAAAGAAGCAGCGAGAAAATTGAGAGAGTTAGATTTTAATGTGATAGAGCAGTTTTATGAAAAAGATGTTTTAGGAGATAAACTTAAAGATGTTGATGTACTTGTAGTACGTTCAGCTACTAAAGTTACTAAAGATGTAATAGATAAAGCATTAGAGGGTAAAAAGTTGAAGTTGATAGTAAGAGGTGGAGTAGGTCTGGATAATATAGATGTTAAATATGCTCAAGCTAATGGCATAAAAGTTATGAATACTCCAAATGCAAGCAGTATATCTGTTGCAGAACTTACAATAGGTCAATTATTTGTTCTTGCAAGATTCATAAATACTGCAAATGTAACTATGAGAGATGGAAAATGGGAGAAGAAAAAGTATAAAGGTACAGAAATTAATGGAAAGACACTTGGACTTATAGGTTTTGGAAGAATTGCAAAAGAAGTTGCAAAGAGAGCAGAATTATTAGGTATGAATGTTATATATACTGACATAATGGGTGAGGCGCAAGGCTTTAACAATTATAAATTCTGTGATATGGAAGAAGTTTTAGAAAATGCAGATTTCTTATCTTTACACATACCATTTGATAAGAATAAGGGGGCAGTAATAACTGAAAAAGAAATAAATAAGATGAAGAAAGGGGCTTATTTAATAAACTGTGCAAGAGGCGGTTTAGTTGATGAAAAAGATTTACTAAAAGCATTAGATGAAGGTAAATTATCAGCAGCTGCTATAGATGTTTATGAACAAGAACCTACATTAAATTTAGACTTAGTAAATCATCCAAGAGTTTCTCCTACACCTCATATTGGGGCATCTACAGTAGAAGCTCAAGAAAGAATAGGAGACGAAATAGTAAATGTGATTCAAGATTTCTTTCTTGACTTCAACAATCTAATAGGGGTAGCATTATAA
- a CDS encoding pyridoxal-phosphate-dependent aminotransferase family protein — protein sequence MSKKLFIPGPIDVKEEVLQKMATPMIGHRGKDASMLQKSISEKMQKLFYTNNTILLSTSSGTGLMEGSIRSCTSKKAAVFSCGSFGDRWYKMAVANNVPADIFKVELGEATTPEMVDKVLSTGEYDLITVTHNETSTGIRNPIEEIGEVVKKYEDVIYCVDTVSSAGGIKVEVDKIGIDICITSVQKALGLPPGMSICTFSQKAIDRAKQVPFRGVYLDLLAMYEYLIKKNYQYPSTPSLSHMFALDFQLDNILDEGLDNRFNRHEDMANLVRNWAKKHFQIFTNENHLSNTLTVIENTQGISVSNLNSKLQERGFQIANGYGDLKEKTFRISHMGDYTVEDVQELLDNIDDILGFNK from the coding sequence ATGAGTAAGAAATTATTTATTCCTGGTCCTATTGATGTTAAAGAAGAAGTCTTGCAAAAGATGGCTACACCAATGATAGGACATAGAGGAAAAGATGCATCTATGCTCCAAAAGAGTATAAGTGAAAAGATGCAAAAACTATTCTATACAAACAACACGATACTTTTATCCACGTCATCCGGAACTGGTTTAATGGAAGGCTCCATTCGTTCCTGTACATCCAAAAAGGCAGCAGTATTTTCCTGTGGATCCTTTGGTGATAGATGGTACAAAATGGCAGTGGCTAATAATGTCCCAGCGGATATATTTAAAGTTGAATTAGGAGAGGCAACAACGCCAGAAATGGTTGATAAGGTGCTTTCTACCGGAGAATACGATTTAATAACTGTAACTCACAATGAAACTTCAACTGGAATAAGAAATCCAATAGAAGAAATTGGAGAAGTTGTTAAAAAGTATGAAGATGTAATCTACTGTGTAGATACTGTAAGTTCAGCCGGTGGAATAAAAGTCGAGGTTGATAAGATTGGAATAGATATTTGTATAACATCAGTACAAAAAGCACTGGGATTACCACCAGGAATGTCTATTTGCACATTTTCTCAAAAAGCAATCGATAGAGCTAAGCAAGTACCTTTTAGAGGAGTATATCTTGATTTGTTAGCAATGTATGAATACTTAATCAAGAAAAACTACCAATACCCTTCAACACCATCTCTTTCTCACATGTTCGCTTTAGATTTCCAATTAGATAATATATTAGATGAAGGCCTAGATAACAGATTCAACAGACATGAAGACATGGCAAACTTAGTTAGAAACTGGGCTAAAAAACACTTCCAAATTTTTACCAATGAAAATCACTTATCCAATACACTTACTGTTATAGAAAATACTCAAGGTATTAGTGTATCAAATTTAAATTCAAAATTACAAGAACGAGGATTCCAAATAGCAAATGGCTATGGAGATTTAAAAGAAAAAACTTTTAGAATTTCACATATGGGTGACTATACTGTCGAAGATGTACAAGAATTATTAGATAATATTGATGATATATTAGGTTTTAATAAATAA